One window from the genome of Longimicrobium sp. encodes:
- the rpmG gene encoding 50S ribosomal protein L33, producing MRDIIILACTECKERNYNKTKNKRKHPERVEYSKYCPRCNKHQPHKETK from the coding sequence ATGCGCGACATCATCATCCTCGCCTGCACGGAGTGCAAGGAGAGGAACTACAACAAGACGAAGAACAAGCGGAAGCACCCGGAGCGCGTGGAGTACAGCAAGTACTGCCCCCGGTGCAACAAGCACCAGCCCCACAAGGAAACCAAGTAG